A window from Malaclemys terrapin pileata isolate rMalTer1 chromosome 18, rMalTer1.hap1, whole genome shotgun sequence encodes these proteins:
- the LOC128825864 gene encoding protein FAM170A-like codes for MVHSQGLPADAPETNPGAAQEGSESQRSGESPPRQGISAGNPVPGETAEERVSASAGPRDPSQQTSMATSVTSHSSARGVQPGASNRLCAQPPDPPGAGVKRKRSARVREAEGEGEEKTLFYMQVRVVNGVSVAWETGAGLGAIRKRSRIFKANYSGGESFAGSDRSSSHTRSELGDVDPKLGDVDPEAESDAGGPAEEAPQQPMGAPPEWLLTPEQGLRCLACCRVFPSLEALTQHVKQGLREGFSCRVYYRVLGQLRAGEPPRKRRRRGGRECSKCGGEIRRPRKAAR; via the exons ATGGTGCACAGCCAGGGGCTTCCTGCTGACGCCCCAGAGACGAATCCTGGAGCTGCCCAGGAGGGGTCAG AGTCGCAGAGATCAGGGGAGTCGCCCCCTCGTCAGGGGATCTCTGCTGGGAACCCCGTTCCTGGGGAAACGGCGGAGGAGAGGGTCTCTGCCTCTGCAGGCCCCAGGGACCCAAGCCAGCAGACCTCCATGGCCACATCCGTCACCAGCCACTCCTCCGCCCGCGGTGTGCAGCCTGGGGCCTCCAACCGCCTGTGTGCGCAGCCCCCAGATCCACCCGGCGCCGGCGTGAAGAGAAAGCGCTCGGCACGTGTCAGAGAGGCTGAGGGTGAGGGAGAAGAAAAGACCCTTTTCTACATGCAGGTCAGGGTCGTGAACGGCGTCTCGGTGGCCTGGGAGACGGGGGCCGGCCTTGGAGCCATTAGGAAGCGCTCCCGCATCTTTAAGGCCAATTACAGCGGAGGAGAAAGCTTTGCCGGCTCGGACCGGAGCAGCTCCCACACCAGGTCCGAGCTGGGGGACGTGGACCCCAAGCTGGGGGACGTGGACCCCGAGGCAGAGAGCGACGCTGGGGGACCAGCGGAGGAGGCTCCGCAGCAGCCGATGGGAGCGCCCCCTGAGTGGCTCCTCACCCCCGAGCAGGGCCTGCGCTGCCTGGCCTGCTGccgagtcttccccagcctggaggcCCTGACCCAGCATGTGAAGCAGGGGCTGCGCGAAGGCTTCAGCTGCCGCGTCTACTACCGGGTGCTGGGGCAGCTCAGGGCGGGAGAGCCGCCCCGGAAGAGACGGCGACGTGGGGGCCGGGAGTGCAGCAAGTGTGGGGGAGAGATACGGCGCCCACGCAAGGCTGCCAGATAG